The following proteins are co-located in the Pseudomonas cavernae genome:
- the tsaB gene encoding tRNA (adenosine(37)-N6)-threonylcarbamoyltransferase complex dimerization subunit type 1 TsaB encodes MTTLLALDTATEACSVALLHDGKVLSHYEVIPRLHAQRLLPMIKELLAQAGIGLSALDAIAFGRGPGAFTGVRIAIGVVQGLAFALDRPVLPVSNLAVLAQRALREHGAQQVAAAIDARMDEVYWGCYRAEQGEMRLAGSEAVLAPEQVSLPRDASGDWFGAGTGWGTFAARLAVPVSAQDGTMLPHAEDLLRLATFAWARGEALPADQAQPIYLRDKVATPKAG; translated from the coding sequence ATGACCACTCTGCTGGCCCTGGATACCGCCACCGAAGCCTGTTCCGTTGCTCTGCTGCACGACGGCAAGGTGCTCAGCCACTACGAGGTGATCCCGCGCCTGCATGCCCAGCGCTTGCTGCCGATGATCAAGGAGCTGCTGGCGCAGGCGGGCATCGGCTTGTCGGCGCTGGACGCCATCGCCTTCGGTCGCGGCCCCGGGGCCTTCACCGGGGTGCGCATCGCCATCGGCGTGGTCCAGGGCCTGGCCTTCGCCCTCGACCGTCCGGTGCTGCCGGTCTCCAATCTCGCCGTGCTGGCCCAGCGCGCGCTGCGCGAGCACGGCGCGCAGCAGGTGGCGGCGGCCATCGATGCGCGCATGGATGAGGTGTACTGGGGCTGTTACCGCGCCGAGCAGGGCGAGATGCGCCTGGCCGGGTCGGAAGCGGTGCTGGCGCCGGAGCAGGTGAGTCTGCCGCGCGATGCCTCGGGTGATTGGTTTGGCGCCGGCACCGGCTGGGGCACCTTCGCCGCCCGTTTGGCCGTACCGGTCAGCGCCCAGGATGGCACGATGCTGCCGCATGCCGAGGATCTGCTGCGCCTGGCCACTTTCGCCTGGGCGCGCGGCGAGGCGTTGCCGGCCGATCAGGCGCAGCCGATTTACCTGCGTGACAAGGTGGCGACGCCCAAGGCCGGCTGA
- a CDS encoding TetR/AcrR family transcriptional regulator gives MSDKLLPPSGPGRPKDPAKRQAILEAAKTLFLRRGYDGSSMDVIAAEAGVSKLTVYSHFTDKETLFSAAVKAKCEEQLPELLFELAEGVPVESVLLNIGRGFHGLISSRESIELHRLMVALGSQDPKLAKIFFDAGPQRILHEMEHLLTQVDQRGLLQIAKPLNAAEHFFCLIKGGINFRLMCGCGEPLEAAAAEAHVHEVVELFIRAYRP, from the coding sequence ATGTCTGACAAGTTATTGCCGCCCAGCGGCCCCGGTCGCCCGAAGGACCCAGCCAAGCGCCAGGCGATTCTGGAAGCCGCCAAGACCCTGTTCCTGCGCCGCGGCTACGACGGCAGCAGCATGGACGTCATCGCCGCCGAAGCCGGGGTCTCCAAGCTCACGGTGTACAGCCACTTCACCGACAAGGAGACGCTGTTCTCCGCCGCGGTGAAGGCCAAGTGCGAGGAGCAGCTGCCTGAACTGCTGTTCGAGCTGGCCGAAGGCGTGCCGGTCGAGAGCGTGCTGCTGAACATTGGCCGCGGCTTCCACGGGCTGATCAGCAGCCGCGAATCCATCGAGCTGCACCGCCTGATGGTGGCCCTGGGCAGCCAGGACCCGAAGCTGGCGAAGATCTTCTTCGACGCCGGCCCGCAGCGGATCCTGCACGAGATGGAGCATCTGCTGACGCAGGTGGATCAGCGCGGGCTGCTGCAGATCGCCAAGCCGCTGAATGCGGCCGAGCACTTCTTCTGTTTGATCAAGGGCGGCATCAACTTCCGCCTGATGTGCGGCTGCGGCGAGCCGCTCGAGGCCGCCGCGGCCGAAGCGCATGTGCACGAGGTGGTGGAGCTGTTCATCCGCGCCTATCGGCCGTAG
- the adk gene encoding adenylate kinase — protein MRVILLGAPGAGKGTQAGFITKKFGIPQISTGDMLRAAVKAGTELGLKAKSVMESGGLVSDDLIINLVKERIAQADCANGFLFDGFPRTIPQAEALKEAGVSIDHVVEIAVDDEEIVSRIAGRRVHPASGRVYHTEHNPPKVAGKDDESGDDLIQRDDDKEETVRHRLSVYHAQTKPLVDFYQQLAAAEGTPKYSAIAGVGSVEEITAKVLAALS, from the coding sequence ATGCGCGTGATTCTGCTGGGGGCGCCCGGTGCCGGCAAAGGTACTCAGGCTGGTTTCATCACCAAGAAATTCGGCATTCCGCAAATCTCCACCGGCGACATGCTGCGCGCCGCGGTCAAGGCCGGCACCGAGCTTGGCCTGAAAGCCAAAAGCGTGATGGAAAGCGGCGGCCTGGTTTCCGATGACCTGATCATCAATCTGGTCAAAGAGCGCATCGCCCAGGCCGACTGTGCCAACGGCTTCCTGTTCGACGGTTTCCCGCGCACCATCCCGCAAGCCGAAGCGCTGAAGGAAGCCGGCGTGAGCATCGATCACGTGGTCGAAATCGCCGTGGATGACGAGGAAATCGTCAGCCGCATCGCCGGTCGTCGCGTGCACCCGGCTTCCGGTCGCGTCTACCACACCGAACACAATCCACCAAAAGTCGCCGGCAAGGACGACGAAAGCGGTGACGACCTGATCCAGCGCGACGACGACAAGGAAGAGACCGTGCGTCACCGCCTGTCGGTCTACCACGCGCAGACCAAGCCGCTGGTCGACTTCTACCAGCAACTCGCCGCAGCCGAAGGCACGCCGAAGTACAGCGCCATCGCCGGTGTCGGTTCGGTGGAAGAAATTACCGCCAAGGTGTTGGCCGCGCTCAGCTGA
- a CDS encoding isocitrate lyase/PEP mutase family protein: protein MSSQTIRAEAFKALHQRDGAFVIPNPWDAGSAKMLASLGFEALATTSAGLAFSLGRADGEGAISCAEILENARSIVVATPLPVAADLENGFADEPPGCAETILRAAAVGLVGGSIEDASGRAEQPIYPFELAVERVKAAAQAARSLPFPFMLTARAENFLHGRADLADTLRRLEAYAEAGADVLYAPGLRSREEIAAVVRAVAPRPVNVVMGLSGVSLSVAELADLGVKRVSVGSALARAAYGAFFRAAQEIGGPGTFGFAEQALPFATLNGLFKS from the coding sequence ATGAGTTCGCAGACGATTCGCGCCGAAGCCTTCAAGGCGCTGCACCAGCGGGATGGCGCCTTCGTCATCCCCAATCCCTGGGATGCCGGCTCGGCGAAAATGCTCGCCAGCCTCGGTTTCGAGGCCTTGGCCACCACCAGTGCCGGACTGGCCTTCTCGCTCGGGCGGGCGGATGGCGAGGGCGCCATCTCCTGTGCGGAAATCCTGGAAAACGCGCGCAGCATAGTCGTGGCGACGCCCTTGCCGGTGGCGGCGGACCTGGAAAATGGCTTTGCCGATGAGCCGCCAGGCTGTGCCGAGACCATACTGCGTGCGGCCGCCGTCGGCCTGGTCGGCGGCTCGATCGAGGATGCCAGTGGGCGTGCGGAGCAGCCGATCTACCCGTTCGAGCTGGCCGTCGAGCGGGTCAAGGCGGCCGCGCAGGCGGCTCGCAGCCTGCCGTTCCCGTTCATGCTGACGGCGCGGGCGGAGAACTTCCTGCATGGCCGCGCCGATCTGGCGGACACCCTGCGCCGCCTCGAAGCCTATGCCGAGGCCGGCGCCGACGTGCTCTATGCGCCCGGCCTGCGCAGCCGCGAAGAGATAGCCGCGGTGGTCCGTGCGGTGGCGCCCAGGCCGGTCAACGTGGTGATGGGCTTGTCCGGCGTCAGCCTGTCGGTGGCCGAGCTGGCCGATCTCGGGGTCAAGCGGGTGAGCGTCGGTTCGGCGCTGGCGCGGGCGGCCTATGGGGCGTTCTTCCGCGCCGCGCAGGAGATCGGCGGGCCGGGCACCTTCGGCTTTGCCGAACAGGCGCTGCCCTTTGCCACGCTCAATGGGCTTTTCAAGTCCTAA
- a CDS encoding patatin-like phospholipase family protein — protein MGKSAILLALLVAALCAAQGCTGPIRSDAVPPALAEQAKIPGIAEVRYRIGVDNQMLKSHGLESVQREQAYLAKTGHQGPLPPAVFLAVSGGGDAGAFGAGLLNGWTAAGNRPTFKLVTGVSTGALIAPFAFLGPAYDHKLKDFYTSLGPQDVLEPRNFMAALFNDAMADNSPLWRRVEKEVDQALLDAVAAEYEKGRLLLVATSDLDARQAVLWNMTKIAASRDPKALTLFRSLMIASAAIPGAFPPVMIDVEAGGRAYQEMHVDGGTMSQVFVYPPSLHLQQTGIERNRAVYVIRNARLDPEWAQVERRTMNIAGRAISSLIHTQGIGDLYRIYLTSQRDGVDFNLAAIPASFTVPHREEFDTEFMRALYQSGYEMAAKGYPWVKVPPGYSD, from the coding sequence ATGGGCAAGAGTGCGATTCTCCTGGCGCTGCTTGTGGCAGCGCTCTGTGCCGCACAGGGCTGCACCGGCCCCATTCGCAGCGATGCGGTGCCCCCGGCGCTCGCGGAGCAGGCCAAGATCCCCGGAATTGCCGAGGTGCGCTACCGCATCGGCGTCGACAACCAAATGCTGAAGAGCCACGGCCTCGAGTCGGTCCAGCGCGAGCAGGCCTACCTCGCCAAGACCGGGCATCAGGGGCCGCTACCGCCGGCGGTCTTCCTCGCGGTGTCGGGCGGCGGCGATGCCGGAGCGTTCGGCGCCGGTCTGCTGAACGGCTGGACGGCTGCCGGCAACCGGCCGACGTTCAAGCTCGTGACTGGGGTCAGCACCGGGGCCCTGATCGCTCCCTTCGCTTTCCTCGGCCCGGCCTACGATCACAAGCTCAAGGATTTCTACACCAGCCTGGGTCCACAAGACGTCCTCGAGCCGCGCAACTTCATGGCCGCCCTGTTCAATGACGCCATGGCCGATAACAGCCCGCTCTGGCGGCGGGTGGAGAAGGAGGTGGATCAGGCGCTGCTGGACGCCGTCGCCGCCGAGTATGAGAAGGGCAGGCTGCTGCTCGTGGCGACCTCCGATCTCGATGCCCGGCAGGCCGTGCTCTGGAACATGACGAAGATCGCCGCGAGCCGCGATCCCAAGGCGCTCACGCTGTTCCGTTCGCTGATGATCGCCTCGGCCGCAATCCCCGGCGCCTTTCCGCCGGTGATGATCGACGTCGAGGCCGGCGGTCGGGCCTACCAGGAGATGCACGTGGACGGCGGCACCATGTCCCAGGTGTTCGTCTACCCACCCTCGCTCCACCTGCAGCAGACCGGCATCGAGCGCAATCGCGCGGTGTATGTCATCCGCAACGCCCGCCTGGATCCCGAATGGGCTCAGGTCGAGCGCAGGACCATGAACATCGCCGGGCGGGCCATCTCCTCGCTTATCCACACCCAGGGCATTGGCGACCTGTATCGCATCTACCTGACCTCGCAGCGCGATGGCGTCGACTTCAACCTGGCCGCCATCCCGGCGAGCTTCACGGTTCCCCACCGAGAGGAGTTCGACACGGAGTTCATGCGCGCGCTCTATCAGAGCGGTTACGAGATGGCCGCGAAAGGCTACCCCTGGGTCAAGGTGCCACCGGGATATAGCGACTAG
- a CDS encoding DUF72 domain-containing protein yields the protein MSTPWKCSASISTPDSPPVLPYYLGCPSWHEPAWRGLVYPPDARPADSLEHYARRFNAVEGNTTFYARPTPATVTRWAQLMPAGFRFCAKLPRDISHGGDLRAQGQATQAFLDLLAPLGPRVTPLWLQLPAAFGPQRLGELAAWLDEFQQRSIAVELRHPAFFARGDEERALNRLLHERGVERICLDSRALFSCRSDDPAVLHAQAKKPRLPVRPAAFSRSPQLRFIGGPDLRTNLRFLQPWLDKVAAWIEQGLTPYVFLHTPDNQLAAAQALRFHELLRERLPGLAELPMPDSASAQLGLL from the coding sequence ATGTCGACGCCCTGGAAGTGCTCGGCCTCGATCTCTACGCCTGATTCCCCCCCCGTGTTGCCCTATTACCTCGGCTGCCCATCGTGGCACGAGCCGGCCTGGCGCGGGCTGGTCTATCCGCCTGATGCGCGCCCGGCCGACAGCCTCGAGCACTACGCGCGCAGGTTCAACGCGGTGGAGGGCAATACCACCTTCTATGCCCGTCCGACGCCGGCCACCGTAACGCGCTGGGCGCAGCTGATGCCGGCCGGTTTCCGCTTCTGCGCCAAGCTGCCGCGTGATATCAGCCATGGCGGCGATCTGCGCGCGCAAGGGCAGGCCACTCAAGCTTTCCTCGACCTGCTGGCGCCACTGGGCCCGCGGGTGACGCCGCTGTGGCTGCAGTTGCCGGCCGCCTTCGGCCCGCAACGGCTCGGCGAGCTGGCAGCCTGGCTGGATGAGTTCCAGCAGCGCAGCATCGCCGTGGAGCTGCGTCATCCGGCCTTCTTCGCTCGGGGCGACGAGGAGCGGGCGCTCAACCGCCTGCTGCATGAGCGCGGTGTCGAGCGCATCTGTCTCGACTCGCGTGCGCTGTTCAGCTGCCGGTCGGACGATCCGGCGGTGCTGCACGCGCAGGCGAAGAAGCCGCGCCTGCCGGTGCGCCCGGCGGCCTTCAGCCGCAGCCCGCAGCTGCGCTTTATCGGCGGCCCGGATCTGCGTACCAACCTGCGCTTTCTGCAGCCCTGGCTGGACAAGGTCGCGGCCTGGATCGAGCAGGGGCTGACGCCTTACGTCTTTCTGCACACCCCGGACAACCAGCTGGCGGCGGCCCAGGCCCTGCGCTTCCATGAACTGCTGCGCGAGCGTCTGCCGGGGCTGGCGGAATTGCCAATGCCGGACAGTGCGAGCGCGCAGCTCGGTCTGCTCTGA
- a CDS encoding RtcB family protein translates to MTSPLYQRLEVPGGKPIKLWTHEVPVEPAALEQLKNTARLPFIYDHLAVMPDVHLGKGSTIGSVIPTKGAIIPAAVGVDIGCGMVAVRTSLNARDLPDNLAGIRRTIEYAIPHGKSFGRHDVGAWHDAPHLVDDSWKLLAKRFAQITAKYPLLAKTNNRLHLGTLGGGNHFIEVCLDEADAVWLMLHSGSRGVGNAIGRFFIERAKKDMGNALGNLPDVDLAYLKEGTKHFDDYVEAVEWAQDYARANRSLMMHMLVEAVRIELQRPFEAQLEAVNCHHNYVAREFHFGEDIFVTRKGAVSAKPGELGIIPGSMGAQSFIVRGLGNPESFCSCSHGAGRLMSRHEAKRRFSLADHQRATAGVECRKDLAVIDETPGAYKPIAKVMAAQADLVEVVHTLKQIVCVKG, encoded by the coding sequence GTGACCAGCCCACTCTATCAACGCCTGGAAGTCCCGGGCGGCAAGCCGATCAAGCTGTGGACCCACGAGGTGCCGGTGGAGCCGGCGGCGCTGGAGCAATTGAAGAACACCGCGCGCCTGCCCTTCATCTACGACCATCTGGCGGTGATGCCCGACGTGCATCTGGGTAAGGGCTCGACCATCGGCAGCGTGATCCCCACCAAGGGCGCCATCATCCCCGCCGCGGTCGGCGTGGATATCGGCTGCGGCATGGTGGCCGTGCGTACCAGCCTGAATGCCCGCGATCTGCCCGACAATCTGGCCGGCATCCGCCGCACCATCGAGTACGCCATCCCCCACGGCAAGAGCTTCGGCCGCCACGACGTCGGCGCCTGGCATGATGCGCCGCACCTGGTGGATGACAGCTGGAAACTGCTGGCCAAGCGCTTCGCTCAGATCACCGCGAAGTACCCACTGCTGGCCAAGACCAACAATCGCCTGCACCTGGGCACGCTGGGCGGCGGCAACCACTTCATCGAGGTCTGTCTGGACGAGGCGGACGCGGTCTGGCTGATGCTGCACTCCGGCTCGCGCGGGGTCGGTAACGCCATCGGCCGCTTCTTCATCGAACGGGCCAAGAAGGACATGGGCAATGCCCTGGGCAATCTGCCGGACGTCGATCTGGCCTACCTGAAGGAAGGCACGAAGCACTTCGACGACTATGTGGAGGCGGTGGAATGGGCCCAGGATTATGCCCGCGCCAACCGCTCGCTGATGATGCACATGCTGGTGGAGGCAGTGCGCATCGAGTTGCAGCGGCCATTCGAGGCGCAGTTGGAGGCGGTCAACTGCCATCACAACTATGTGGCGCGGGAATTCCACTTCGGCGAAGACATCTTCGTCACCCGCAAGGGCGCGGTCAGCGCCAAGCCCGGCGAGCTGGGCATCATCCCCGGCAGCATGGGCGCGCAGTCGTTCATTGTCCGCGGCCTCGGCAACCCGGAAAGCTTCTGCTCCTGCAGCCACGGCGCCGGCCGGCTGATGAGCCGCCACGAGGCCAAACGGCGCTTCAGCCTGGCCGACCACCAGCGCGCCACGGCGGGTGTCGAATGCCGCAAGGACCTGGCGGTGATCGACGAGACGCCCGGCGCCTACAAGCCGATCGCCAAGGTGATGGCCGCCCAGGCCGATCTGGTCGAGGTCGTGCACACCCTCAAGCAAATCGTCTGCGTCAAAGGCTGA
- the ppc gene encoding phosphoenolpyruvate carboxylase, giving the protein MAEIDARLREDVHLLGELLGDTLRAQHGADFFDKIELIRKGAKAARQGSAAGAEQLSSTLDSLAEDELLPVARAFNQFLNLANIAEQYHRVRRLDPEEAEPFEARVLPELLNRLLAAGQAGEALARQLGRVEIELVLTAHPTEVARRTLIQKYDAIAAQLAAQDHGDLSAREHEQVRQRLQRLIAEAWHTEEIRRSRPTPVDEAKWGFAVIEHSLWQAVPSFLRGVDAALQAATGLRLPLQAAPVRFASWMGGDRDGNPNVTAQVTREVLLLARWMAADLYLRDVDQLAAELSMQQASDELRLLVGVHPEPYRTLLKQLRERLRATRAWAEAALASDVPAGPEVLHDNRELLEPLELCFHSLHHCGMGLIADGALLDCLRRAATFGLFLVRLDIRQDAGRHVAALDEITDYLGLGHYAEWDEDTRIAFLLRELDNRRPLLPAHHQPAADTAEVLATCRVVAAAPAAALGSYVISMAGAPSDVLAVQLLLKEAGLQRPMRVVPLFETLDDLDNAGPVIDRLLGLPGYRARLHGPQEVMIGYSDSAKDAGTTASAWAQYRAQEALVDICQQHQVELLLFHGRGGTVGRGGGPAHAAILSQPPGSVAGRFRTTEQGEMIRFKFGLPDIAVHNLNLYLAAVLEATLQPPPMPQPAWRQLMDRLAADGLAAYRAVVREHPQFVAYFRQATPEQELGRLPLGSRPAKRREGGVESLRAIPWIFAWTQTRLMLPAWLGWEAALGNALQRGEQALLESMRDDWPFFRTRIDMLEMVLAKADAEIARLYDRRLVSAELQPLGAHLRDLLSQAIAAVLGLTRQSQLLAHSVETLESISVRNTYLDPLHLLQAELLARSRLPARQASGPLEQALLVSVAGIAAGLRNTG; this is encoded by the coding sequence ATGGCGGAAATCGACGCGCGCCTGCGCGAGGATGTGCACCTGCTCGGCGAGTTGCTCGGCGACACCCTTCGCGCGCAACACGGGGCCGACTTTTTCGACAAGATCGAACTCATCCGCAAGGGCGCGAAAGCCGCGCGCCAGGGCTCTGCGGCCGGCGCCGAGCAGCTCAGCAGCACCCTCGACAGCCTCGCCGAGGACGAGTTGCTGCCGGTGGCGCGGGCTTTCAACCAGTTCCTCAACCTGGCCAATATCGCCGAGCAGTACCATCGCGTGCGTCGCCTCGACCCGGAAGAGGCGGAGCCTTTCGAGGCGCGGGTCTTGCCCGAGCTGCTGAACCGCTTGCTGGCCGCCGGCCAGGCCGGCGAGGCCTTGGCCCGCCAGTTGGGGCGGGTGGAGATCGAACTGGTGCTGACCGCCCATCCGACCGAGGTGGCGCGTCGTACCCTGATCCAGAAATACGACGCCATTGCCGCGCAACTGGCGGCGCAGGACCACGGCGACCTGTCCGCTCGCGAGCATGAACAGGTGCGCCAGCGTCTGCAGCGGTTGATCGCCGAAGCCTGGCACACCGAGGAAATCCGCCGCAGCCGGCCGACCCCGGTGGACGAGGCGAAATGGGGTTTCGCGGTGATCGAGCATTCGTTGTGGCAGGCGGTGCCGAGCTTCCTGCGTGGTGTCGATGCCGCCCTGCAGGCGGCCACCGGTCTACGCCTGCCGCTGCAGGCGGCGCCGGTGCGCTTCGCCTCGTGGATGGGCGGCGACCGCGACGGCAACCCCAATGTCACCGCCCAGGTGACCCGCGAAGTCCTGCTGCTGGCGCGCTGGATGGCCGCCGACCTGTACCTGCGCGATGTCGATCAGCTGGCCGCCGAGTTGTCCATGCAGCAGGCCAGCGACGAGCTGCGGCTGCTGGTCGGCGTGCATCCCGAACCTTATCGCACCCTGCTCAAGCAGCTGCGCGAACGCCTGCGCGCCACCCGCGCCTGGGCCGAGGCGGCACTGGCTAGCGACGTGCCGGCCGGCCCCGAGGTGCTGCACGACAATCGCGAGCTGCTGGAGCCGTTGGAGCTCTGCTTTCACTCGTTGCACCACTGCGGCATGGGCTTGATCGCCGATGGCGCCTTGCTCGACTGCCTGCGCCGGGCGGCCACCTTCGGCCTGTTCCTCGTACGTCTGGACATCCGCCAGGACGCCGGCCGGCATGTCGCCGCGCTGGACGAAATCACCGATTACCTGGGCCTCGGCCATTACGCCGAATGGGACGAAGACACCCGCATCGCCTTCCTCCTGCGCGAACTGGACAACCGCCGGCCACTGTTGCCGGCGCATCACCAGCCCGCCGCGGACACCGCCGAAGTGCTCGCCACCTGCCGCGTGGTGGCGGCGGCACCGGCGGCCGCGCTGGGCTCCTACGTCATCTCCATGGCCGGTGCGCCTTCGGATGTGCTGGCGGTGCAGCTATTGCTCAAGGAGGCCGGGCTGCAGCGGCCGATGCGTGTGGTGCCGTTGTTCGAGACCCTCGACGACCTCGACAACGCCGGCCCGGTGATCGACCGTCTGCTCGGCCTGCCGGGCTATCGCGCCCGGCTGCACGGGCCGCAGGAAGTGATGATCGGCTATTCCGACTCGGCCAAGGATGCCGGCACCACGGCTTCGGCCTGGGCCCAGTACCGGGCGCAGGAGGCCTTGGTGGACATCTGCCAACAGCATCAGGTCGAGCTGCTGCTGTTCCACGGCCGTGGCGGCACCGTCGGCCGCGGCGGCGGCCCGGCGCATGCGGCGATCCTCTCGCAGCCGCCGGGCTCGGTGGCCGGGCGTTTCCGCACCACCGAGCAGGGCGAGATGATCCGCTTCAAGTTCGGCTTGCCGGACATCGCCGTGCACAACCTCAACCTCTACCTGGCCGCCGTGCTGGAGGCCACCCTGCAGCCGCCGCCGATGCCGCAGCCGGCCTGGCGCCAGTTGATGGATCGCCTGGCCGCCGACGGCCTCGCCGCCTACCGCGCGGTGGTGCGCGAGCATCCGCAGTTCGTCGCCTACTTCCGCCAGGCTACTCCGGAGCAGGAGCTCGGCCGTTTGCCGCTCGGCAGTCGCCCGGCCAAGCGCCGCGAGGGCGGGGTGGAAAGCCTGCGGGCGATCCCGTGGATCTTCGCCTGGACTCAGACGCGCCTGATGCTGCCGGCCTGGCTGGGCTGGGAAGCCGCCCTCGGCAATGCCCTGCAGCGTGGCGAGCAGGCGCTGCTGGAAAGCATGCGCGACGACTGGCCGTTCTTCCGCACGCGCATCGACATGCTCGAGATGGTCCTGGCCAAGGCCGACGCGGAAATCGCCCGGCTGTACGACCGGCGCCTGGTCAGTGCCGAGCTGCAACCGTTGGGTGCGCATTTGCGCGACCTATTGTCGCAGGCTATTGCCGCCGTACTGGGTTTGACCCGACAGTCGCAGCTCTTGGCACACAGTGTCGAGACCCTGGAGTCGATCAGTGTGCGCAACACCTATCTGGACCCGCTGCACCTGTTGCAGGCCGAGCTTCTGGCCCGTTCCCGACTGCCCGCGAGGCAGGCCAGCGGCCCCCTGGAACAGGCCCTGCTGGTGAGCGTGGCGGGCATTGCCGCGGGCTTGCGCAACACGGGTTAG
- a CDS encoding class I SAM-dependent methyltransferase: MSDQPTSARIRVEALAPTYAAQAEAWAERLQLPLAGDAEFALQLGDAGLQLVELGPQAPGPVRVDFVEGALAHRRLYGGGSGQMIAKAVGVQSGIRPRVLDATAGLGRDAFVLASLGCDMTLIERQPIIAALLEDGLARAAGDLEVGAIVAHIRLLGGNAIELMQGWAGAAPQVIYLDPMFPHRDKSALVKKEMRLFRPLVGDDLDAPALLAAALALASHRVVVKRPRKAPIIDGAKPSYSLDGKSSRYDIYPKKALGKD; encoded by the coding sequence ATGAGCGACCAGCCCACCAGCGCCCGAATCCGCGTTGAAGCCCTTGCCCCGACCTACGCCGCACAAGCCGAGGCCTGGGCCGAGCGTCTGCAACTGCCGCTGGCCGGCGACGCCGAATTCGCCCTGCAATTGGGTGACGCCGGCCTGCAACTGGTCGAGCTGGGACCACAGGCGCCGGGGCCGGTGCGGGTGGATTTCGTCGAGGGTGCGCTGGCGCATCGGCGCCTCTATGGCGGCGGCAGCGGGCAGATGATCGCCAAGGCGGTCGGCGTGCAGTCCGGCATCCGCCCGCGGGTGCTGGATGCCACCGCCGGGCTGGGCCGTGACGCCTTCGTGCTGGCCAGCCTGGGCTGCGACATGACCCTGATCGAGCGCCAGCCGATCATCGCCGCCTTGCTCGAAGACGGCCTGGCCCGCGCGGCCGGCGACCTTGAGGTCGGCGCGATCGTCGCGCACATACGCCTGCTCGGCGGCAATGCCATCGAGCTGATGCAGGGCTGGGCAGGGGCGGCGCCGCAGGTGATCTACCTCGACCCGATGTTCCCGCACCGTGACAAGAGCGCGCTGGTGAAGAAGGAGATGCGCCTGTTCCGCCCGCTGGTCGGCGACGATCTCGACGCCCCGGCGCTGCTCGCCGCCGCGCTGGCGCTGGCCAGCCACCGGGTAGTGGTCAAGCGCCCGCGCAAGGCGCCGATCATCGATGGAGCGAAGCCGAGCTACAGCCTGGACGGCAAGTCCAGCCGCTACGACATCTATCCGAAGAAGGCCTTGGGTAAGGACTGA
- a CDS encoding pilin assembly protein has translation MKIRELVRHWEQNAKGRLTHKSYQIHLDLETAARLAALTEMYPKRNTEELLSELISSALEELEASLPYVKGSQIVATDEEGDPLYEDIGPTPRFLALSRKYLHELSAQHDRAKH, from the coding sequence ATGAAAATCCGCGAACTCGTTCGCCATTGGGAACAAAACGCCAAAGGACGCCTGACCCACAAGAGCTATCAGATCCATCTCGATCTCGAAACCGCCGCCCGCCTGGCCGCCCTCACCGAGATGTACCCGAAGCGCAATACCGAAGAACTGCTAAGCGAACTGATCAGCTCCGCCCTGGAAGAGCTGGAAGCCAGCCTGCCGTACGTCAAGGGCAGCCAAATAGTAGCCACCGACGAAGAAGGCGACCCGCTCTACGAGGACATCGGCCCGACGCCACGCTTTCTTGCCCTGTCGCGTAAATACCTGCATGAACTGAGCGCCCAGCACGACCGCGCCAAGCACTGA